From Pyrenophora tritici-repentis strain M4 chromosome 1, whole genome shotgun sequence, the proteins below share one genomic window:
- a CDS encoding CTP-transf-1 domain containing protein has protein sequence MESSRQYQIPSTPRVISPSPTPSEAGSTRDGYFGPVTRSSTRKQRVTSPPQIDEDSSGSDPDKRARAKSRSPGRQRIASLTSRRQMNGSLKKELALSGNIPNGHLSPAAANKNYWREMSRSPSPLGLIPIHQKWRSFIHRHEIPRKILHVSIGFLTIALYCTGTQTSQIHNVLLTMLIPIALTDVIRHRYWQVNRFYIGCLGAFMRESEVEGYNGVISYLLGAWIVMRFCPKDIAVMSILLLSWCDTAASTFGRLWGHLTPRVRKGKSLAGSIAACVTGVITAAVWWGWLGPSYSEYNQGEHAFAFQGALTLPAQTREALNLSLTQSSATGYWALGAMSLAAGIIASVSEAIDVFGWDDNLTIPVLCGAGLWGFLKVFG, from the exons ATGGAGTCCTCTAGACAGTATCAGATACCTAGCACCCCGCGCGTGATATCCCCTTCGCCCACACCCTCGGAGGCGGGCAGCACAAGAGATGGCTACTTTGGGCCAGTTACGCGCTCGTCGACGCGCAAACAGCGAGTTACGTCACCTCCGCAAATTGACGAAGACTCGTCTGGCTCGGATCCCGACAAGAGGGCGCGAGCCAAAAGTCGGAGTCCAGGAAGGCAGAGAATCGCTAGCCTTACGAGCCGGAGACAGATGAATGGAAGCCTGAAGAAGGAACTCGCCTTGTCGGGGAACATACCTAACGGCCACCTATCCCCCGCGGCTGCGAACAAGAACTACTGGAGGGAGATGAGCAGGAGTCCAAGTCCACTAGGCCTGATTCCCATCCACCAGAAGTGGCGGTCATTT ATTCATCGGCATGAGATACCCCGCAAGATCCTACATGTCTCCATCGGCTTCCTCACCATCGCCCTCTACTGCACGGGTACACAAACGTCGCAAATACACAACGTCCTACTTACCATGCTTATCCCCATCGCCCTGACCGATGTCATTCGGCACCGCTACTGGCAAGTGAATCGCTTCTATATTGGCTGCCTCGGCGCATTCATGCGCGAATCCGAAGTCGAAGGGTACAACGGAGTCATCTCGTACCTCTTGGGTGCATGGATCGTGATGCGCTTCTGTCCAAAAGACATTGCCGTTATGAGCATCTTATTGTTGAGTTGGTGCGACACTGCTGCTTCGACTTTCGGTAGGCTCTGGGGCCATCTCACGCCCAGAGTCAGAAAGGGCAAGAGTCTGGCTGGGTCCATCGCGGCGTGTGTGACTGGTGTCATCACAGCGGCTGTCTGGTGGGGCTGGCTGGGTCCTTCATACTCGGAGTACAACCAAGGCGAACACGCGTTCGCATTTCAGGGCGCCCTCACGCTTCCCGCCCAGACGCGCGAGGCACTCAACCTGTCTCTGACCCAGTCCTCTGCTACAGGTTATTGGGCTCTGGGTGCCATGTCACTTGCAGCTGGCATCATTGCCAGTGTGAGTGAAGCGATCGACGTCTTCGGCTGGGACGACAATCTGACTATTCCCGTGCTTTGCGGCGCTGGTCTATGGGGGTTTTTGAAGGTATTTGGGTGA
- a CDS encoding TehA, Tellurite resistance protein and related permease encodes MDDYELDRIASDNPALTTPAAQRAPISRQRVRGGTRTSTTSKPVTPEELTKYDVGWRRVVRNFSPSWFSVTMGTGIVSLLFVAIPFKADWLFWLSVFFFGLNTILFSCAFSISVFRYVVYPEIWTVMIADSVNSLFLGTIPMGFATLVSAWCSLCIPYWGPWAVTFAWVCWMIDSVVAVSVTISLTVLLISASNRQALDRITAAQLLPIAASIVAAGTGARVAEHLPNPEHALGTILASYIMWGTATPLAMTVLVMYYTRLALHKLPPREIVVSSFLPLGPLGMGGYSITHLGLVGRQVFPKTQFLASIPVAGDIFFVLGVFIALIMWAFGLTWLCFALASIYKSLR; translated from the exons ATGGATGACTACGAGTTGGATCGCATTGCATCGGACAACCCCGCTCTGACTACGCCTGCGGCTCAGCGCGCTCCTATCTCGCGCCAAAGAGTTCGTGGCGGAACAAGGACATCTACGACTAGCAAACCAGTCACGCCTGAAGAGCTGACAAAGTACGAT GTCGGCTGGCGCAGGGTCGTCAGGAACTTCTCACCATCATGGTTCTCCGTGACCATGGGTACCGGGATCGTATCTTTACTTTTTGTCGCCATCCCCTTCAAAGCAGATTGGCTATTCTGGCTCTCGGTCTTCTTCTTTGGACTCAACACCATCCTCTTCTCCTGCGCCTTCTCAATCTCCGTCTTCCGATATGTGGTCTACCCTGAGATATGGACTGTCATGATTGCCGACAGTGTTAATTCACTCTTCCTTGGAACTATACCGATGGGCTTTGCCACTCTCGTTTCAGCCTGGTGTTCGTTGTGTATCCCGTACTGGGGACCCTGGGCCGTTACGTTTGCCTGGGTGTGCTGGATGATTGACTCTGTGGTCGCAGTGTCAGTCACTATTTCACTTACAGTATTACTGATATCTGCGTCGAATCGGCAGGCGTTGGACCGGATTACTGCAGCACAGCTACTACCGATTGCTGCATCTATTGTCGCTGCTGGCACGGGTGCTAGAGTGGCTGAACATCTACCCAATCCAGAGCATGCGCTCGGGACGATATTGGCGTCATACATCATGTGGGGCACGGCTACTCCCCTTGCCATGACAGTCTTAGTGATGTACTACACGCGACTAGCTCTACACAAACTTCCACCACGGGAGATTGTTGTTTCATCTTTCCTGCCGCTGGGTCCTTTGGGAATGGGTGGCTATTCCATCACACATCTTGGTTTGGTTGGCCGTCAAGTGTTTCCCAAGACGCAGTTCCTCGCCAGCATTCCCGTAGCAGGCGACATCTTCTTCGTACTCGGCGTCTTCATAGCCTTAATTATGTGGGCTTTTGGGCTTACTTGGCTGTGTTTTGCGCTGGCGTCCATATACAAGTCTC TACGATAG
- a CDS encoding SWIB-domain-containing protein implicated in chromatin remodeling, producing MISRNDLAHLFRNPGPIVHPQHPVAQPQYNSASIQATQRAEAERREKMRRIAKNPTDKNIPEGVEDVCIGDGVARYKELREVERTLDATMMRKKLDVMDSKHHSRASRYGTMRIWISNTAENQPWQSSGIDADAFDFESENNATDEDGAESKPAAKPKMFSHYFTSINIDFDRAKSLQPDNFTQIEWKRPENPTAKEANFSELEFERKGDENINITINLQRYQNPEVFRLSKPLAELLDTDEEDRAGILMGIWEYARSQHLQQEEDERKFACDARLKALFGGQDHFFFPNLPQLIKQHLTTLPPIQLQYTIRVDKDYISPPADSGRAPSEPTVYDVQVALEDPMQPLFQDILRRPDSIQTLQEIQKIDEQLVLLMGAIGQSKAKHAFFTSMSKDPVTFFKRWLSSQKRDLEVLLGEATRGGGEDVSGEEWRRGGADGVWGSEVAKESVALWLARSNIKPH from the exons ATGATTAGTAGGAACGACCTCGCTCACTTGTTCCGCAACCCAGGCCCCATTGTCCATCCACAACACCCCGTCGCGCAACCCCAGTACAACAGCGCCAGTATCCAGGCCACCCAGCGCGCCGAAGCTGAGCGTCGCGAAAAGATGCGCCGCATCGCCAAGAACCCGACCGACAAGAACATCCCCGAGGGCGTCGAAGATGTGTGCATCGGCGACGGCGTGGCTCGCTACAAGGAATTGCGCGAGGTCGAGCGCACCCTAGACGCGACCATGATGCGCAAGAAGCTCGATGTCATGGACTCCAAGCACCACTCGCGCGCATCGCGCTATGGGACTATGCGCATATGGATATCAAACACGGCTGAAAACCAGCCTTGGCAGAGCAGCGGCATCGACGCCGACGCTTTCGACTTTGAGAGCGAGAACAACGCCAC GGACGAAGATGGAGCCGAATCTAAGCCAGCTGCAAAGCCGAAGATGTTCTCACATTACTTCACGTCCATCAACATTGACTTCGACCGTGCCAAGAGCTTACAACCCGACAACTTCACCCAGATCGAGTGGAAGCGACCCGAGAACCCCACTGCAAAAGAGGCCAACTTCAGCGAACTCGAATTTGAGCGAAAAGGCGACGAGAACATCAACATCACCATCAATCTCCAGCGGTACCAGAACCCCGAGGTATTCCGCTTGAGCAAACCGCTCGCCGAGCTTCTGGATACCGACGAGGAGGACCGGGCCGGTATTCTCATGGGCATTTGGGAGTACGCTAGGTCACAGCATCTACAGCAGGAAGAGGACGAGCGCAAATTTGCATGCGACGCTAGACTGAAAGCTCTGTTTGGCGGCCAGGATCATTTCTTCTTCCCGAACCTGCCTCAGCTCATCAAGCAGCACCTAACCACACTCCCACCCATCCAACTACAGTACACCATACGAGTCGACAAGGATTACATCTCACCACCCGCCGACTCCGGCAGGGCTCCCTCCGAGCCTACCGTATACGATGTTCAGGTAGCGCTTGAGGACCCGATGCAGCCTTTGTTCCAGGACATACTCCGCCGGCCAGACAGCATCCAAACCCTCCAAGAAATTCAAAAGATCGATGAGCAGCTTGTGCTATTGATGGGCGCAATCGGCCAATCCAAGGCAAAGCACGCCTTCTTTACCAGCATGTCAAAGGATCCAGTGACCTTCTTCAAGCGCTGGCTGTCCAGCCAAAAGCGAGATCTGGAGGTGCTTCTCGGCGAGGCCACTCGCGGTGGTGGGGAAGATGTTTCGGGTGAGGAGTGGCGACGAGGAGGGGCTGACGGCGTATGGGGCAGTGAGGTCGCGAAGGAAAGTGTGGCATTGTGGTTGGCGAGGTCCAATATCAAGCCTCATTAA
- a CDS encoding SrmB, Superfamily II DNA and RNA helicase → MAPQNKTDRSFGALTPALSEWILEAVDSMGFVKTTPVQHAAIPMFMKNSDVVVEAVTGSGKTLAYLIPIVERLLRLDAPIKKHHVGAIIISPTRELATQIHTVLSSLLRFHAPSAALLDPEDEDTDMEDAGAPPKPTFPPGTLKVVPQLLLGGSVTPAQDLSRFLKSSTNVLIGTPGRLLELLSSPHVHCSQSSFDALVLDEADRLLDLGFSADLQKILSRIPKQRRTGLFSASVSEAVDQLIRVGLRNPVRIAVKVKARAASNGTTGEAGVIEDRKTPASLQMSYLVMPASHKLPAIKKVLSSMQPQPQKSIMYMATCFSVDYFQHVLPELLKGFTIVPLHGKHPDKVRKRNFIKFVDSVTPTILLTTDVAARGLDIPSVDLVLQLDAPSDPKTFIHRCGRAGRAGRRGLALTFLSPGREEDYIEFLRVRQTPISPLTTPNVEVTAEEAEAMSNRIRKVVKSDRALFDKAQRGFVSWVRAYSKHTASSIFRIPDLDWTELGNAWGLLKLPSMPELKKWDGDRSLGVTMDFSTYAYKDKAREQQRQAEQQEYEATKAEGKKRYVTEDKKASAWTQQKDQKALKELRREKKAARREHDRVAALTEDERKEEERLKGMIEQMRKKVAEKEAQDAADEFEGFSD, encoded by the exons ATGGCGCCACAAAACAAGACTGACCGCTCCTTTGGCGCCTTGACGCCTGCTCTTTCAGAATGGATCCTCGAGGCTGTGGATTCCATGGGTTTTGTGAAGACCACACCTGTGCAACATGCGGCCATCCCTATGTTTATGAAAAACTCCGATGTTGTAGTTGAAGCCGTGACGGGAAGTGGGAAAACTCTAGC TTATTTGATACCCATTGTTGAGCGTCTGCTTCGATTAGACGCGCCCATTAAGAAGCATCACGTGGGAGCCATCATCATATCGCCAACCAGGGAGCTAGCAACGCAGATCCATACTGTATTATCGTCACTCCTTCGATTCCATGCCCCCTCGGCTGCTTTATTGGATCCTGAGGATGAAGACACCGACATGGAGGATGCCGGCGCCCCTCCGAAACCAACTTTCCCCCCAGGCACGCTCAAAGTCGTGCCCCAATTACTCCTCGGTGGATCGGTAACTCCAGCCCAAGATCTCAGTAGGTTCCTGAAGTCATCCACTAATGTACTGATTGGCACACCTGGTCGGCTTCTTGAGCTCCTCTCTTCACCGCATGTCCATTGCTCACAGTCATCCTTCGATGCTCTCGTCCTTGATGAAGCCGATCGACTTCTGGATTTGGGATTCAGTGCGGATCTCCAGAAGATTCTATCCCGGATACCCAAGCAACGCCGAACCGGTCTCTTTAGTGCCAGTGTGAGTGAAGCAGTCGACCAGCTTATCCGTGTGGGTCTCCGGAACCCTGTTCGAATCGCGGTCAAGGTCAAAGCACGAGCTGCTTCCAACGGCACCACAGGAGAAGCTGGAGTTATCGAAGACCGAAAAACTCCGGCGAGTTTGCAAATGTCTTATCTTGTCATGCCTGCTTCGCATAAGCTTCCGGCCATCAAGAAAGTATTGTCTTCAATGCAACCGCAACCACAGAAATCCATCATGTATATGGCGACATGCTTCTCTGTCGATTACTTCCAGCACGTGCTTCCTGAGTTGCTGAAGGGTTTTACCATTGTACCCTTGCACGGCAAGCATCCTGACAAAGTGAGAAAAAGGAACTTTATAAAATTTGTTGACTCTGTCACTCCTACCATACTTCTAACGACCGATGTGGCAGCACGAGGACTGGACATCCC CTCAGTTGATCTCGTTCTGCAACTTGACGCCCCAAGTGATCCGAAAACATTCATCCATCGCTGTGGTCGTGCAGGTCGTGCAGGCCGCAGAGGACTTGCTCTTACATTCCTTAGCCCTGGTCGAGAGGAAGATTATATTGAATTCTTACGAGTTCGACAGACGCCGATATCTCCCTTGACAACCCCAAACGTTGAGGTAACTGCGgaagaagcagaagcaaTGAGTAATCGCATAAGGAAGGTGGTCAAGTCAGACAGAGCACTTTTCGATAAAGCACAACGAGGCTTTGTATCCTGGGTCCGCGCATATAGCAAGCACACTGCTAGTTCAATCTTCCGCATCCCAGATCTCGACTGGACAGAGCTAGGTAACGCATGGGGCCTTCTCAAGCTTCCAAGCATGCCAGAGCTGAAGAAATGGGATGGAGACCGGAGTCTGGGTGTCACCATGGACTTCAGCACTTACGCATACAAGGACAAAGCACGTGAGCAACAACGACAAGCTGAGCAGCAAGAATACGAAGCAACCAAGGCGGAAGGCAAGAAGCGATATGTAACTGAAGACAAGAAGGCATCGGCGTGGACCCAGCAAAAGGACCAGAAAGCCCTGAAAGAGctaagaagagagaagaaggCAGCAAGGCGCGAGCATGACCGGGTAGCAGCTTTGACAGAAGACGAGCGaaaggaagaagagagacTGAAAGGCATGATTGAACAGATGCGAAAGAAGGTTGCAGAAAAAGAAGCACAAGATGCGGCAGATGAGTTTGAAGGGTTTAGTGATTGA
- a CDS encoding amidohydrolase has protein sequence MLDQELGEPLSRITNVRIPHQPSSSLWDIAIEDGKIASVDAHDSSLVHNSKDMLDGGNRLIAPSLCHAHIHLDKCFLLQDPKFLDLQIESGDFKEAMEMTGEAKSRFEEDDLLRRGTRLIEESIQHGVTAMRAFVEVDGVVQLKCLHAGLALKQRFEDRCEVQICAFAQLPLFSGEDGGAEVRKLMTTAASYKNVDVLGSTPYVEDNEEKPKDNVRWITQLALKYHKHLDLHLDYFLEEDRQPLVWETLSMFKELEWESKGGDKQITLGHCTRLTRFRNDEWAHLKQEVGSLPVSFVGLPTSDLFMMRTPENVRGTLPITELIIEHGFDAAIAVNNVGNAFTPYGNCDPLSIASLGVGLYQAGTKKDAELLYETVSSRAKSAIGCKPTSLVLKPGQPADFVLFDRMDSGWHCRKSIVEVVYDAGCTRQTVFRGRLAAQNS, from the exons ATGCTGGATCAAGAACTAGGCGAACCTCTCAGCAGGATTACAAACGTTCGCATACCACATCAACCGTCGTCATCGCTCTGGGACATCGCCATTGAGGATGGAAAGATAGCCTCAGTAGACGCCCACGACAGCTCATTGGTCCACAATAGCAAAGACATGCTAGATGGAGGCAACCGTCTCATTGCGCCTTCGCTTTGTCACGCCCACATCCATCTCGACAAATGCTTCCTTCTTCAAGACCCCAAATTTCTTGATCTCCAAATCGAAAGTGGCGACTTCAAGGAGGCTATGGAGATGACGGGCGAGGCAAAGTCGAGGTTTGAGGAAGATGATCTGCTCAGGAGGGGCACCCGTCTGATCGAAGAAAGCATCCAGCATGGTGTCACAGCTATGAGAGCATTTGTAGAAGTTGATGGGGTAGTACAGTTGAAGTGTTTACATGCGGGTCTCGCATTGAAGCAAAGGTTCGAAGATCGATGTGAAGTGCAGATCTGCGCATTCGCCCAGCTCCCGCTATTTTCTGGTGAGGATGGAGGTGCAGAAGTAAGGAAGTTGATGACTACAGCTGCATCTTACAAGAATGTGGACGTGCTTGGAAGTACGCCCTATGTTGAAGATAACGAAGAGAAACCTAAAGATAATGTGCGATGGATTACTCAATTAGCCCTGAAGTATCACAAACATCTGGACCTCCACCTAGACTACTTCCTGGAAGAAGACAGACAGCCTTTGGTCTGGGAAACACTGAGCATGTTCAAAGAACTAGAATGGGAGAGTAAAGGCGGAGACAAACAGATTACACTAGGTCATTGTACCCGACTGACGAGATTTCGGAACGACGAGTGGGCGCATCTGAAACAAGAGGTAGGCAGCCTTCCCGTCTCTTTCGTCGGCCTGCCGACTTCTGATCTTTTCATGATGCGAACACCGGAGAACGTACGAGGGACATTGCCTATAACTGAACTGATCATCGAGCACGGCTTCGATGCAGCAATTGCTGTGAATAATGTGGGTAATGCATTTACGCCGTATGGCAACTGTGATCCTCTG AGTATTGCTTCTCTGGGGGTTGGTTTGTACCAGGCTGGGACAAAGAAAGATGCGGAGCTACTATAT GAAACCGTCTCATCTCGGGCGAAGTCCGCGATTGGCTGCAAGCCAACGTCTTTAGTGCTGAAGCCTGGACAGCCTGCCGACTTTGTATTGTTCGATAGAATGGATAGCGGTTGGCACTGTAGGAAGAGCATAGTAGAAGTGGTCTACGATGCCGGGTGTACCCGTCAAACGGTCTTCAGAGGCCGATTGGCTGCACAAAACAGTTGA
- a CDS encoding Ubiquitin-protein ligase, producing the protein MASSSAAAGLLARQLKQMQNDKSISGISCGLVENNVFEWEVMLMIDDDTKFYGGGFFRARLTFPIEYPLLPPKMRFETPIFHPNIYQNGDVCISILHPPEEDKYGYESAAERWSPVQTPETILLSVISMLSSPNDESPANVEAAALWRENTPEFKKRVRKCVRDSLEFE; encoded by the exons ATGGCATCGTCATCTGCCGCAGCTGGGCTGCTGGCTCGCCAGCTCAAACAAATGCAAAATGACAAGAGTATATCCGGTATAAGCTGTGGTTTGGTGGAAAACAACGTGTTCGAGTGGGAGGTCATGCTCATGATTGACGACGACACAAAGTTCTATGGAG GAGGTTTCTTCCGCGCACGTCTTACTTTCCCCATCGAATACCCTCTGCTACCGCCAAAAATGCGCTTTGAGACACCTATTTTCCACCCCAACA TCTACCAGAACGGCGATGTATGCATCTCGATCCTCCATCCTCCGGAAGAAGACAAATACGGTTATGAGTCAGCCGCAGAACGCTGGTCACCTGTCCAAACACCCGAGACTATCCTCCTCTCCGTTATATCCATGCTTTCGAGCCCAAATGACGAGTCACCTGCGAATGTCGAGGCTGCAGCTTTGTGGCGAGAAAATACTCCAGAATTCAAGAAGCGGGTACGAAAGTGTGTTAGGGATAGCTTGGAGTTTGAATGA
- a CDS encoding Hydrophobin-2 multi-domain protein, with protein MHSTIFTFTTILGLSAAAAIVPRQNGVCGPLTTPLCCQTDVAGVANLACANAGIITTLDAFQAQCALTGTTAQCCLIALGSDGLVCTEA; from the exons ATGCACTCCACCATCTTCACCTTTACCACCATCCTCGGCCTCTCTGCCGCCGCTGCCATCGTTCCCCGTCAGAACGGCGTTTGCGGTCCTCTCACTACACCCCTCTGCTGCCAGACCGACGTCGCCGGCGTCGCAAACCTGGCCTGCGCAAACG CTGGTATCATCACCACCCTCGATGCCTTCCAGGCTCAGTGTGCTCTTACCGGCACCACCGCCCAGTGCTGCCTTATTGCTCTTGGATCCGACGGCTTGGTTTGCACTGAGGCCTAA